One genomic region from Fictibacillus marinisediminis encodes:
- a CDS encoding VOC family protein codes for MISSLDHFVLTVKDIARTCDFYNGVLGMKVIDFQQNRKALKFGKQKINLHEAGKEFEPKAHAPTPGSADLCFITELPLTAVLEHFHQKEVQVIEGPVQRTGALGRITSLYIRDPDGNLIEISNYTNVQE; via the coding sequence ATGATTTCCAGTTTAGATCACTTTGTTTTAACGGTTAAGGATATAGCCAGAACATGCGATTTTTATAATGGTGTATTAGGGATGAAGGTTATTGATTTTCAGCAGAACAGAAAAGCTCTAAAGTTCGGCAAACAAAAAATCAACCTGCATGAAGCCGGAAAGGAGTTTGAGCCAAAAGCTCATGCACCAACCCCGGGCTCAGCTGATCTCTGCTTTATTACTGAACTTCCTTTAACTGCTGTCCTTGAACACTTCCATCAGAAAGAAGTCCAGGTGATCGAAGGGCCTGTCCAGAGAACAGGTGCGTTGGGCAGGATTACCTCCCTCTATATTAGAGATCCAGATGGCAACCTAATTGAAATATCCAATTATACCAATGTTCAAGAATAA